A region of Catenibacterium mitsuokai DNA encodes the following proteins:
- the rimI gene encoding ribosomal protein S18-alanine N-acetyltransferase — MLLREMQEEDLDEIERLEGLLFSPAWSKEDFLHELKTNDYAHYYVLVDDKIVGYAGFWYAYENCELTTIGIDPNYQGKGFSKVLMDYGLKEGHNKGCINYSLEVRVSNERAICLYKKYGYEICAIRKDYYADHEDAYLMVRKEEK, encoded by the coding sequence ATGTTATTAAGAGAAATGCAGGAAGAAGATCTTGATGAGATTGAAAGACTAGAAGGGTTATTATTTAGCCCTGCATGGTCTAAAGAAGATTTTCTTCATGAACTAAAAACAAATGATTATGCTCATTACTATGTTCTTGTAGATGACAAAATTGTTGGTTATGCAGGATTCTGGTATGCTTATGAAAACTGTGAACTGACTACAATTGGTATTGATCCAAATTATCAAGGAAAAGGCTTTTCTAAGGTATTGATGGATTATGGATTAAAAGAAGGACATAATAAGGGGTGTATTAATTATAGTTTAGAAGTGCGTGTATCGAATGAACGTGCGATTTGTTTATATAAGAAGTATGGCTATGAGATATGTGCTATACGTAAAGATTATTATGCAGACCATGAGGATGCTTATCTCATGGTAAGAAAGGAGGAAAAATAA
- a CDS encoding energy-coupled thiamine transporter ThiT yields MNKKTLSTRAIAYVALFIAMQLVLEVLFKVVPGQPEGGSITLSLLPIVLASYLMGAQYGIIVGVGATVMQFVLGLALYYGPWSVVLDYLVPLSALGIAGFIPNFKLGKTEVYTGIFVGMILKFISHLLSGAVVFVSYVPKNMNPWVYSFLYNIGYNAGTLILTYVVFALIYPKLKKAFKAI; encoded by the coding sequence ATGAATAAGAAGACATTATCCACTCGAGCAATTGCTTATGTTGCGTTATTTATCGCTATGCAGTTAGTTCTAGAAGTACTATTTAAGGTGGTTCCAGGACAGCCAGAAGGTGGTTCTATTACTTTAAGTTTATTGCCAATCGTACTTGCAAGTTATTTGATGGGTGCACAGTATGGAATTATTGTCGGTGTTGGTGCCACTGTTATGCAGTTTGTATTAGGTCTTGCTTTATATTATGGACCTTGGTCTGTTGTATTAGACTATCTTGTGCCATTATCAGCACTTGGTATTGCAGGCTTTATTCCTAATTTTAAATTAGGTAAGACTGAAGTTTATACAGGTATTTTTGTAGGAATGATCCTTAAGTTCATTTCACATTTATTATCTGGTGCTGTAGTATTTGTAAGCTATGTACCTAAGAACATGAACCCTTGGGTTTATTCATTCTTATACAACATTGGTTATAATGCAGGTACACTTATTTTGACTTATGTAGTATTTGCACTTATTTATCCAAAACTTAAGAAAGCATTTAAGGCTATTTAA
- the tsaE gene encoding tRNA (adenosine(37)-N6)-threonylcarbamoyltransferase complex ATPase subunit type 1 TsaE, translating to MINLKNEAEMIAFGKRIGETIFPHSIITLTGDLGAGKTTFTKGIGQGLEIKKIINSPTFTIVKVYSGRMTLYHFDAYRLEGADDDLGFEEMFEDDGLCVIEWPQFIEDIIPEERLEIEIIKNEDETRSLKLHPIGEKYENYVREVTHD from the coding sequence ATGATAAACTTAAAAAATGAAGCTGAAATGATTGCTTTTGGTAAACGTATTGGAGAAACAATCTTTCCCCATTCTATTATCACATTAACAGGGGATCTAGGGGCTGGTAAGACAACATTCACAAAAGGAATAGGGCAGGGACTTGAAATCAAGAAAATTATCAATTCTCCTACTTTTACTATTGTGAAGGTTTATTCTGGACGTATGACCCTTTATCATTTTGATGCATATCGCCTAGAAGGGGCAGATGATGATTTGGGATTTGAAGAGATGTTTGAAGATGATGGCTTATGTGTGATTGAATGGCCACAGTTTATTGAAGACATTATTCCAGAAGAAAGATTAGAAATTGAAATAATAAAGAATGAAGATGAAACACGTTCTTTAAAGCTTCATCCTATTGGTGAAAAATATGAGAACTATGTGAGGGAGGTTACACATGATTAG
- a CDS encoding DUF402 domain-containing protein encodes MKNSLVGQDVLIHCYKHDGKPHRTWSRCKILEETDRHFIGINNNTLVTESDGRSWVTKEPAICYFPKDRWYNVICMIRSDGIYYYCNIASPILYDGEALKYIDYDLDLKVWPGYRYKVLDEGEYAAHRIKYQYSDELDEIFHEQLNRLIVMTMNASGPFRAGFAQEWYNKYQQMMKNRGTKNDKLKK; translated from the coding sequence ATGAAGAATTCATTAGTGGGGCAGGATGTGCTCATCCATTGCTATAAACATGACGGTAAACCACATCGTACGTGGTCACGCTGTAAGATATTAGAAGAAACAGACCGCCATTTTATTGGTATAAATAATAATACATTAGTTACAGAATCAGATGGTCGTTCCTGGGTCACTAAAGAACCCGCTATCTGTTATTTTCCTAAGGATAGATGGTATAATGTAATCTGTATGATTAGAAGTGATGGTATCTATTATTATTGTAATATTGCTTCTCCTATATTATATGATGGAGAAGCACTTAAATATATTGATTATGATCTCGATTTAAAGGTATGGCCTGGTTATCGTTATAAGGTATTAGATGAAGGTGAATATGCGGCTCATCGTATTAAATATCAATATTCAGATGAATTAGATGAGATATTCCATGAACAGCTCAATCGTTTGATTGTGATGACGATGAATGCATCTGGTCCTTTTCGTGCAGGATTTGCCCAGGAGTGGTATAATAAGTATCAGCAGATGATGAAAAATAGAGGAACTAAAAATGATAAACTTAAAAAATGA
- the tsaD gene encoding tRNA (adenosine(37)-N6)-threonylcarbamoyltransferase complex transferase subunit TsaD — MAVILAIESSCDEMSVAILKDGKELLSHVVASQIDIHKQYGGVVPEIASRKHVECVSTVLKEALKQAEISLEEIDAIAVTKGPGLVGSLHVGMQEAKTLAIYLNKPLIGVHHIAGHIYANELVNDIEYPAMALVVSGGHTELVYMKKEFSFEVIGTTFDDAIGEAYDKVGRVLHLPYPGGPVLDKMAHEGTHSYTLPKPLDDGSYNFSFSGLKSAVINLKHNADQRGEEINGNDLACSFQDVAMDTIASKALAAAHDLGVKQIIVAGGVSANKGLREKMSTSDIPVIFPPLKYCTDNAAMIASAASIMYKYNMFAPLDLSVKPDYDLEAESVGDNYE, encoded by the coding sequence ATGGCTGTTATTCTAGCTATTGAATCAAGCTGTGATGAAATGAGTGTTGCAATCCTAAAGGATGGAAAAGAGTTATTAAGTCATGTTGTTGCATCACAGATTGATATCCATAAACAATATGGTGGGGTTGTTCCTGAAATTGCCAGCCGTAAACATGTTGAATGTGTCAGCACTGTTTTAAAGGAAGCATTAAAACAGGCAGAAATCTCTTTAGAGGAGATTGATGCAATTGCAGTCACAAAAGGACCAGGACTTGTAGGTTCTTTACATGTTGGTATGCAGGAAGCCAAAACATTGGCTATTTATTTAAACAAGCCACTTATTGGTGTACATCATATTGCGGGGCATATTTATGCTAATGAACTAGTGAATGATATTGAATATCCTGCAATGGCTCTTGTTGTTTCAGGAGGACATACAGAACTTGTTTATATGAAAAAGGAATTCTCTTTTGAGGTCATCGGCACAACATTTGATGATGCAATTGGTGAAGCCTATGACAAGGTAGGACGTGTTCTACATCTTCCATATCCTGGAGGACCTGTTTTAGACAAAATGGCGCATGAGGGAACTCATAGCTATACACTTCCAAAACCACTTGATGATGGAAGCTATAACTTCAGCTTCAGTGGCTTAAAGAGCGCTGTCATCAACTTAAAGCATAATGCAGACCAAAGAGGAGAAGAAATCAATGGCAATGACTTAGCATGTTCATTCCAGGATGTGGCTATGGATACGATTGCTTCTAAAGCCCTAGCTGCTGCTCATGATCTTGGTGTAAAGCAGATTATTGTAGCAGGTGGTGTGAGTGCAAACAAAGGTCTCAGAGAAAAAATGAGTACAAGTGATATTCCTGTTATTTTTCCACCATTGAAGTATTGTACAGATAATGCCGCAATGATTGCATCTGCTGCAAGTATCATGTATAAATACAATATGTTTGCCCCTTTGGACTTATCTGTTAAGCCAGATTATGACTTAGAGGCAGAAAGTGTAGGAGACAACTATGAGTAG
- a CDS encoding IS3 family transposase: MIDRTLESPSNNLSVSALCDTAGVSRSGFYSWKKRKGSISEKEEQDRKDFELILEAYRFKGYDKGRRGIHMRLLHMGIVMNHKKISRLMKKYGLFCPIRKANPARRMAKAMKTSNYADNILNRHFEEYGPGYVLETDITYLFYGHKRSKAYLSVIKDGFTKQILAYVLSPSLEVDFVLETINQLYSKHKHNIHTDALIHSDQGVHYTSVKFIDLLKSLEIRQSMSRRGNCWDNAPQESFFGHMKDEIGRYTENACSYEELKEIIDSYMVYYNNDRYQYNLAKLSPNEYFEYYITGEYPLIHVAKEPDEYKEKFRQIRNNLDRNSTLEKLVAILQRITHFKQSIR; this comes from the coding sequence GATAGATAGAACTCTTGAATCACCTAGTAATAATCTGAGTGTCTCAGCATTATGTGATACTGCAGGTGTTTCAAGAAGTGGGTTCTATTCATGGAAGAAACGAAAAGGTTCCATAAGCGAAAAAGAAGAACAAGACCGTAAGGATTTTGAACTGATTTTAGAAGCATACAGGTTCAAAGGATATGACAAGGGCAGACGTGGTATTCATATGCGTCTTCTTCACATGGGCATTGTGATGAACCATAAAAAGATTTCAAGACTGATGAAGAAATACGGACTATTCTGTCCAATAAGAAAAGCCAATCCTGCAAGAAGAATGGCTAAGGCAATGAAAACATCAAATTATGCAGATAATATTCTAAACAGACACTTCGAGGAATATGGTCCTGGATATGTGCTTGAAACAGATATTACTTATCTATTCTACGGTCACAAAAGATCTAAAGCCTATCTATCGGTGATAAAGGATGGATTTACAAAGCAGATTCTTGCATATGTATTATCACCGTCTTTAGAAGTAGACTTTGTCCTGGAGACAATCAATCAGCTTTACAGTAAACATAAGCATAATATTCACACTGATGCTTTGATACACAGTGATCAGGGTGTGCATTATACAAGTGTCAAGTTTATTGACTTACTCAAGAGCCTGGAAATCAGACAGTCAATGTCAAGAAGAGGAAACTGCTGGGACAACGCTCCCCAGGAATCCTTCTTCGGACATATGAAAGATGAGATAGGTAGATATACAGAGAATGCCTGCTCATATGAAGAACTAAAGGAAATAATAGATTCCTATATGGTTTATTACAACAATGATCGTTATCAGTACAATCTGGCCAAACTTTCACCAAATGAATATTTTGAATATTATATAACTGGTGAATACCCACTAATTCATGTCGCAAAGGAGCCTGATGAATATAAGGAAAAATTCAGACAGATAAGAAATAATCTTGATAGAAACTCAACGCTCGAGAAATTAGTAGCTATCCTTCAAAGAATAACTCATTTCAAACAGTCCATCAGGTAG
- the tsaB gene encoding tRNA (adenosine(37)-N6)-threonylcarbamoyltransferase complex dimerization subunit type 1 TsaB — MISLVMDTSNSYLAVGLFQDNMCLEAFQEKGSRRQSEKAIPTLKEVLDRHHIALKDVNEMIITSGPGSYTGVRVAMTIAKTLAAVSDVRIKSVSSLAAYAGMSQALSVIDARGHKVFVGVYENGLPLIKEQVVALEDFAQLRAEYGDFELVGEIGCLGLDEKECDLCANIYALGQMADPIENVDLLVPTYIKDVEAKKACY; from the coding sequence ATGATTAGTTTAGTGATGGATACATCAAATAGTTATTTAGCTGTAGGCTTATTTCAGGATAATATGTGTCTAGAAGCCTTCCAGGAAAAAGGTTCTAGAAGACAATCAGAAAAAGCAATTCCTACATTAAAGGAAGTACTTGATCGTCATCATATTGCATTAAAGGATGTGAATGAGATGATTATTACATCCGGACCTGGCTCTTATACAGGTGTCAGAGTCGCAATGACTATCGCAAAGACACTTGCTGCAGTGTCTGATGTGAGAATTAAATCAGTCAGTTCTTTAGCTGCTTATGCTGGTATGAGTCAAGCATTAAGTGTTATTGATGCAAGAGGACATAAGGTCTTTGTTGGTGTTTATGAAAATGGTCTTCCTTTAATTAAGGAACAGGTCGTGGCTTTAGAAGACTTTGCCCAGTTACGTGCTGAATATGGAGACTTTGAACTTGTAGGTGAAATAGGCTGTCTAGGGTTAGATGAAAAAGAATGTGATCTTTGTGCTAATATCTATGCATTAGGACAGATGGCTGATCCAATTGAGAATGTTGATTTATTAGTGCCAACTTATATTAAAGATGTTGAGGCTAAGAAAGCATGTTATTAA
- a CDS encoding pectinesterase family protein, producing the protein MSTTSATDNLFYAGYKYVVDKTVSVPVKFNNVNANLYDSFEIKAVDTELSNRSVKLVDGANVNLLEGHTYRLSTNDTSVKALVGDSYTFTATANTLVVSLYDVPDATVKGTITGTPAGTVKELTFENMFNGLKYTATITGSTYTCLLKPGEYKTQVETTNGGVTSDRVSVKAEGTTVNEVYVELPEKGAEAIPFKSEISVPGDYDSLNKASEAILHMQNRPEGEAGRVTINLTSDLSEQTVMNAPYVTLKGNGHTVSWYYGVGTLYYSVDPATGLYNEVLARDKYSYAEANANLWGGVFIVKGNNFIAEDTTFKNTYNYELTEAEKTDIAGSTLSVNRLAPNADVTKYAYKERSNAFYIDADNIECYNCKILSSQDTLGRNGSKNCNYHTYFNNCVIGGNVDYICGEFSAVFDNCELQWKTYKDDASNNAKVGYITAAKTSPYVFRNCNVTTDGVGTGVVGYYGRTWGASSNSTFIQTQTNGLINAEGWREMSAGDGQTAVFKEYGNLSGETPFVTNGKFCLAANQTAEAVADYIDTDANSAIKTVLNGWKPVHYGNAVKPGDKDDPTVTPKSGLMYENNHFVYYSDGEVNKEFKGLAEYEGEKYYVQNGTVDTKLTDVVYIDGTWYYIDKGRLNEETRDVIYHCGGWYFVENGTIDWTYTGVVEHCGGYFYVEKGQINWNYTGACKTDGVLYYIRKGSLDTNKNGLTYVDGTWFLLEKGKLKTDYTGLVQYEGRWYYVENSILNWNYTGLTKYYSTWYMVVNGQLDWKFNDVTYYFGTWYYVKNGVLDWNYTGLTQHCGTWYYVDHGRINWDYTGLTKYYGTWYMVVNGQLDWNFTNLTKYYNTWYYVENGKLNWNYTDLFQYFGTWYCIRGGVLDWNYTGLAYHAGGYYYIDHGVLDWNYSGYAQVNNKGTYYKVVNGKRV; encoded by the coding sequence ATGTCTACTACAAGTGCAACTGATAACTTATTCTATGCAGGTTATAAGTATGTTGTAGATAAGACTGTCAGTGTGCCGGTTAAGTTCAACAATGTAAATGCTAACTTATATGATTCTTTTGAAATTAAAGCAGTAGATACTGAACTAAGCAATCGTTCAGTTAAGTTAGTCGATGGTGCTAATGTAAACCTTCTTGAAGGACATACATATAGACTATCAACAAACGATACGAGTGTAAAAGCACTTGTTGGTGACAGTTATACATTTACAGCAACAGCTAATACACTAGTTGTATCTCTTTATGATGTACCAGATGCAACTGTCAAAGGTACTATTACAGGTACACCTGCAGGTACTGTTAAAGAATTAACATTTGAAAATATGTTTAATGGTTTAAAGTATACAGCTACAATCACAGGTAGCACATATACATGCTTATTAAAACCAGGTGAATATAAAACACAAGTTGAAACAACTAATGGTGGTGTGACATCTGATAGAGTTTCTGTTAAGGCAGAAGGTACAACAGTAAACGAAGTTTATGTTGAACTTCCAGAAAAAGGAGCTGAAGCTATTCCGTTCAAGAGTGAAATCAGCGTTCCTGGAGATTATGATTCATTAAACAAAGCATCAGAAGCTATTTTACATATGCAGAATAGACCAGAAGGAGAAGCAGGAAGAGTTACAATTAATCTTACTTCTGATTTATCTGAACAGACAGTTATGAATGCACCATACGTAACACTTAAAGGTAATGGTCATACTGTTTCATGGTATTATGGTGTTGGTACATTATATTATTCAGTTGATCCTGCAACAGGACTTTATAATGAAGTACTGGCAAGAGACAAGTATTCATATGCTGAAGCAAATGCTAATCTTTGGGGTGGTGTATTTATTGTAAAAGGTAATAACTTCATTGCTGAAGATACAACATTCAAGAATACATACAACTATGAACTTACAGAAGCAGAAAAAACTGATATTGCAGGTTCTACACTTTCAGTAAATAGACTTGCGCCAAATGCTGATGTAACAAAGTATGCTTATAAAGAAAGATCTAACGCATTCTATATTGATGCAGATAATATTGAATGCTATAACTGTAAGATTCTTTCATCACAGGATACATTAGGTAGAAATGGTTCAAAAAACTGCAATTATCATACATATTTTAATAATTGTGTGATTGGCGGTAATGTTGACTATATCTGTGGTGAATTCTCAGCAGTATTTGATAATTGTGAATTGCAGTGGAAGACATATAAGGATGATGCTTCTAACAATGCAAAAGTTGGTTATATTACAGCCGCTAAGACAAGCCCATATGTATTTAGAAATTGTAATGTTACAACAGATGGTGTTGGCACAGGTGTTGTAGGATACTATGGTAGAACATGGGGCGCTTCTTCAAATAGTACATTTATCCAGACTCAGACTAATGGCCTCATTAATGCTGAAGGATGGAGAGAAATGAGTGCTGGAGATGGTCAAACAGCAGTATTTAAAGAATATGGTAACTTATCAGGTGAAACACCATTTGTTACAAATGGTAAATTCTGCTTGGCTGCCAATCAGACTGCAGAAGCTGTAGCTGATTATATTGATACAGACGCTAATAGTGCAATTAAAACAGTACTTAATGGTTGGAAACCTGTTCATTATGGTAATGCAGTAAAACCAGGAGATAAAGATGATCCAACAGTTACACCAAAGTCAGGACTTATGTATGAAAATAACCATTTTGTCTATTATTCAGATGGAGAAGTAAACAAAGAATTTAAAGGACTCGCTGAGTATGAAGGTGAAAAGTATTATGTACAGAATGGGACTGTAGATACAAAGCTAACTGATGTAGTCTATATTGATGGTACTTGGTATTATATTGATAAAGGTCGCTTGAACGAAGAAACAAGGGATGTTATTTATCATTGTGGTGGATGGTACTTTGTAGAGAATGGTACAATTGACTGGACTTATACAGGTGTAGTAGAACATTGTGGTGGCTACTTCTATGTTGAAAAAGGTCAGATTAACTGGAACTATACAGGTGCATGTAAAACAGATGGTGTTTTATACTACATTCGTAAAGGCTCTCTTGATACGAATAAGAATGGTTTAACATATGTTGATGGAACATGGTTCTTATTAGAAAAAGGTAAATTAAAGACTGATTATACTGGTTTAGTTCAGTATGAAGGTAGATGGTACTATGTTGAGAATAGTATTCTTAATTGGAACTATACGGGTCTAACAAAGTACTATAGTACATGGTATATGGTAGTGAATGGACAGTTAGACTGGAAATTCAATGATGTTACTTATTACTTTGGTACTTGGTACTATGTAAAGAATGGTGTTCTTGATTGGAATTATACAGGTTTAACACAACATTGTGGTACTTGGTATTATGTAGACCATGGTAGAATCAATTGGGATTATACAGGTCTAACAAAGTATTATGGTACATGGTATATGGTTGTGAATGGACAGCTAGATTGGAATTTCACTAATCTAACTAAATACTATAACACTTGGTATTATGTAGAAAATGGTAAGCTAAACTGGAACTATACTGATTTATTCCAGTACTTTGGTACATGGTATTGTATTAGAGGCGGTGTTCTTGATTGGAACTATACAGGTTTAGCCTATCATGCAGGTGGTTATTACTATATTGATCATGGTGTATTAGATTGGAATTATTCTGGTTATGCCCAGGTGAACAATAAAGGAACTTACTATAAAGTAGTGAATGGTAAACGTGTTTAG
- a CDS encoding IS1182 family transposase has product MWYILFAMIHQQDYTAYQTYALLDFNISFEKDIPADDILRAVIEVTERIDINKFVDFTHRNSHGYDGLMMLRLLLLAFADNGYASTRKLAELCRTDIRYMFIAQNQKPSHQAFQRFIHDDLIMSVEEIFYEMNRIMEDELPIDTDILCIDGTKYEANANKNTFIWRKNTVRHRERQWKKCNDTIKRINKFFKEQNINCRYSILREPNIDYLLRVTDKIEIYMKDNGIEFVHGKGCRKSEIQKLYDELAKEAMKLFEYALHFDMLGDRNSCSKTDPDATFMHMKYDYYNHTNVFKPGYNVQVGVSDGFIRNIYVSSDCSDIQTYIPFMEKYKLMYGKLPLKTPADAGYGSYDNYMYCRENGIELFMKYPGYYEESKKTNDKNRFRVSHFERTEDGGYICPAGHEFEVDKVTTDTRGVYARSNIKLINHHCEGCPFRSRCTKSRIGRSINYCKELDEFHKEVRKNVTSEEGKKLMFKRDNEAEGTFGDLKENMGYDRLYRRGHDNVQMEIYLVSMGHNIRKYQKLKKKIKETEENQMKQVEEMLRLFIC; this is encoded by the coding sequence TTGTGGTATATTTTATTTGCTATGATACACCAACAAGATTATACGGCATATCAGACATATGCGCTACTAGATTTTAATATTTCTTTTGAAAAAGATATACCTGCTGATGATATTTTAAGAGCTGTGATTGAAGTTACGGAAAGGATAGATATAAATAAGTTTGTTGACTTCACTCATAGAAATTCTCACGGGTATGATGGTCTCATGATGCTCAGACTGCTTCTGCTTGCTTTTGCGGATAATGGTTATGCATCTACAAGAAAGCTTGCAGAACTATGCAGAACTGACATCAGATATATGTTCATCGCACAGAATCAGAAGCCTTCTCATCAGGCATTTCAGAGATTCATCCATGATGATCTCATTATGTCCGTTGAAGAGATATTCTATGAAATGAATAGAATCATGGAGGATGAACTTCCTATCGATACAGATATATTATGCATTGACGGTACTAAGTATGAAGCCAATGCCAACAAGAACACATTCATATGGAGAAAAAATACTGTCAGACATAGGGAAAGACAGTGGAAGAAGTGTAATGATACTATCAAGAGAATCAATAAGTTCTTTAAGGAACAGAATATCAACTGCAGATACTCCATTCTTAGAGAGCCTAATATTGATTATCTATTGAGAGTTACAGATAAAATAGAGATTTACATGAAGGACAATGGAATAGAGTTCGTTCATGGAAAAGGATGCAGAAAGAGCGAGATTCAGAAGCTTTATGATGAGCTAGCGAAAGAAGCGATGAAACTTTTTGAATATGCACTGCATTTTGATATGCTTGGTGACAGAAACAGTTGTTCCAAGACAGACCCTGATGCAACATTCATGCACATGAAGTATGACTATTATAATCATACTAACGTTTTCAAGCCTGGATACAATGTCCAGGTAGGCGTGAGTGATGGCTTCATCAGAAACATTTACGTAAGCAGTGACTGTTCTGATATTCAGACATATATTCCCTTCATGGAGAAGTATAAGCTTATGTATGGCAAGCTTCCTTTAAAGACACCTGCTGATGCAGGTTATGGTAGCTATGATAACTATATGTACTGCAGGGAAAACGGTATTGAGCTGTTTATGAAGTATCCAGGATATTATGAAGAATCGAAGAAGACAAATGATAAGAATAGATTCAGAGTTTCTCATTTTGAGAGAACAGAAGATGGTGGGTATATATGTCCTGCTGGTCATGAGTTCGAGGTGGATAAGGTAACTACTGATACAAGGGGCGTATATGCACGTAGTAATATAAAACTAATAAATCATCACTGTGAAGGCTGTCCATTCAGATCAAGATGCACTAAATCCAGAATTGGAAGAAGCATAAACTACTGCAAGGAACTTGATGAGTTTCATAAGGAAGTAAGAAAAAATGTCACCAGTGAAGAAGGAAAGAAGCTCATGTTCAAGAGAGATAATGAAGCAGAAGGAACTTTTGGTGATCTTAAGGAGAATATGGGTTATGACAGACTCTACAGAAGAGGACATGACAATGTTCAGATGGAGATCTACCTTGTTTCAATGGGGCATAATATCAGGAAATACCAGAAACTGAAGAAGAAAATCAAGGAAACAGAAGAAAACCAGATGAAACAGGTCGAGGAGATGCTCAGATTGTTTATCTGCTGA
- a CDS encoding acetate/propionate family kinase encodes MSKVLAVNCGSSSLKFQLFEMDTESVITSGIIERIGMEDSIFTIKYNGTKDKKIFAVPTHKEAVQVLLDTLIEKKIVERLDEIKGIGHRVVQGGPYFDSSCVVDDDVIAKIDELSPLAPLHNPAHIIGINAFKEAIPTAGAVVVFDTAFHHSIKPENAVYPIPYKFYEENKIRKYGAHGTSHYYVSKRTQELLGNPEHANIIVCHLGAGASLCAVKDGKSIDTSMGLTPLAGVMMATRSGDIDASVVDHLIENLGYDMKTVFKMLNKESGLLGVSGVSGDMRDIIDAKDAGNQRAKLAFDMFRKRVADYIGSYFVELGHVDAISFTAGIGENSFIAREAIIDLVKEALGIVLDDKANVEGHGERLISAPESKIKVFVVPTDEELVIARDTKELLNL; translated from the coding sequence ATGTCAAAAGTTTTAGCAGTTAACTGTGGAAGTTCTTCATTGAAATTCCAGTTATTTGAAATGGATACTGAAAGTGTTATCACTTCTGGTATTATTGAAAGAATCGGTATGGAAGATTCAATCTTCACTATCAAGTACAATGGTACTAAAGACAAGAAGATTTTTGCAGTTCCTACTCACAAGGAAGCTGTACAGGTATTACTTGATACATTAATTGAAAAGAAGATTGTTGAACGTTTAGATGAAATCAAAGGTATTGGTCATCGTGTCGTACAGGGTGGTCCTTATTTCGATAGTTCTTGTGTTGTAGATGATGATGTGATCGCTAAGATTGATGAATTATCACCACTTGCACCACTTCATAACCCTGCACATATTATCGGTATCAATGCATTTAAGGAAGCTATTCCTACTGCAGGTGCTGTTGTAGTATTTGATACAGCATTCCATCACTCTATTAAGCCTGAAAATGCAGTTTACCCTATCCCATATAAGTTCTATGAAGAAAACAAGATTAGAAAATATGGTGCACATGGTACTTCTCATTACTATGTTTCAAAGCGTACTCAGGAATTATTAGGTAATCCTGAACATGCTAATATTATTGTATGTCATTTAGGTGCAGGTGCTTCACTTTGTGCTGTAAAGGATGGTAAATCTATTGATACTTCAATGGGTCTTACACCTCTTGCTGGTGTTATGATGGCAACTCGTTCTGGTGATATTGATGCATCAGTTGTTGACCACTTAATTGAAAATCTTGGATATGATATGAAGACTGTATTCAAGATGTTAAATAAGGAATCTGGTTTATTAGGTGTATCTGGTGTATCTGGTGATATGAGAGATATCATTGATGCAAAGGATGCAGGTAACCAAAGAGCAAAATTAGCTTTTGATATGTTTAGAAAACGTGTTGCTGATTATATTGGTTCTTATTTTGTAGAACTTGGACATGTTGATGCAATTTCATTCACAGCTGGTATTGGTGAAAACAGCTTTATCGCAAGAGAAGCAATTATTGATCTAGTAAAAGAAGCATTAGGCATCGTATTAGATGATAAGGCTAATGTAGAAGGTCATGGTGAAAGATTAATTTCTGCACCTGAATCTAAAATTAAAGTATTTGTAGTACCAACTGATGAAGAATTAGTGATTGCAAGAGATACAAAAGAATTATTAAACTTATAA